A single window of Fretibacterium sp. OH1220_COT-178 DNA harbors:
- a CDS encoding dihydroorotase: MREGQNGMATTKDILIRGGDVLTVKGLEKGDVLMRDGRIAAVGAGLEAPDARVIDASGLLVSPGLVDLHCRLREPGYEHKEDIASGTAAAAAGGFTSVCCTADTDPVNDNAVVTEFILKRAAERGSARVHPIAAMTKGLKGAELTEVGELAEAGAVALSDGRGVVSAQRMRLAFQYAGRFGMTIVSHPEDEDLTDGGVMNEGHWSTALGLPGATRAAEETVIARDCMLAGLENARLHVAHVSTAGGAELIREAKRRGWPVTCETAPHYLYATDEWLQGYDTNTRVNPPLRTEADRLALIEALKDGTIDCIATDHAPHHEDDKNVEFALASPGISGFETALAVCWTALVLPGHMTPAQLLDRLTRSPARVLGLDAGTLEVGGRADVTIIDPRAEWTVDPARFRSRGRNTPFAGRTLTGAVRFTFLGGRPVYEGGAECR; the protein is encoded by the coding sequence ATGAGGGAGGGACAAAACGGCATGGCTACGACGAAGGACATTCTGATCCGGGGCGGCGACGTCCTGACCGTGAAGGGGCTGGAGAAGGGCGACGTCCTGATGCGGGACGGCAGGATCGCCGCGGTGGGTGCGGGGCTCGAGGCGCCCGATGCCCGAGTGATCGACGCGTCGGGGCTTCTGGTGAGTCCGGGGCTGGTGGACCTCCATTGTCGTCTGCGCGAACCGGGCTACGAGCACAAGGAGGACATCGCCTCCGGGACCGCGGCGGCGGCGGCCGGCGGGTTCACGTCCGTCTGCTGCACGGCGGACACCGACCCCGTCAACGACAACGCGGTCGTGACGGAGTTCATCCTCAAGCGCGCGGCGGAGCGGGGGAGCGCCCGAGTCCACCCCATCGCCGCCATGACGAAGGGCTTGAAGGGAGCGGAGCTGACCGAGGTCGGCGAGCTGGCCGAGGCGGGGGCGGTGGCCCTCTCCGACGGCCGGGGGGTCGTCAGCGCGCAGCGCATGAGGCTGGCGTTCCAGTACGCGGGGCGCTTCGGGATGACGATCGTCTCGCACCCGGAGGACGAGGACCTGACCGACGGCGGCGTCATGAACGAGGGACACTGGTCCACGGCGCTGGGGCTGCCCGGGGCCACGCGGGCCGCGGAGGAGACCGTCATCGCGCGGGACTGCATGCTGGCGGGGCTCGAGAACGCGCGGCTGCACGTGGCGCACGTCTCCACGGCGGGCGGCGCCGAGCTGATCCGTGAGGCCAAGCGGCGCGGCTGGCCCGTCACCTGCGAGACCGCGCCCCATTACCTCTACGCCACCGACGAGTGGCTCCAGGGCTACGACACGAACACGCGGGTCAACCCGCCGCTCCGCACGGAGGCGGACCGGCTGGCCCTGATCGAGGCCCTGAAGGACGGCACGATCGACTGCATCGCCACCGACCACGCGCCGCACCACGAGGACGACAAGAACGTGGAGTTCGCCCTGGCGTCGCCCGGCATCTCCGGGTTCGAGACGGCCCTGGCGGTCTGCTGGACGGCGCTGGTGCTGCCCGGCCACATGACGCCCGCTCAGCTTCTGGACAGGCTGACGCGCTCCCCGGCCCGGGTCCTGGGGCTCGATGCGGGCACCCTCGAGGTGGGGGGGCGCGCCGACGTGACGATCATCGACCCGCGGGCGGAGTGGACCGTGGACCCGGCGCGGTTCCGGAGCCGCGGAAGGAACACGCCCTTCGCCGGCCGCACCCTCACGGGCGCGGTGCGCTTCACCTTCCTGGGCGGGCGCCCGGTGTACGAGGGCGGCGCGGAATGCAGATAG
- the pyrE gene encoding orotate phosphoribosyltransferase — translation MNGTQERTEAVLTRLGALRTGHFRLTSGQHSDRYMQCAALFEHPEESAELCGALARLFGDERIDVVAGPALGGVIMAYEVARALGVRNVFAERENGRMTLRRGFHVKPGERVLVVEDVVTTGGSVKEVVELLRAAGAVVVGVGSVVDRSGGTADFGVPFRPLMAMEAQRWEEADCPLCRDGVAVVKPGSRQV, via the coding sequence ATGAACGGCACGCAGGAGAGAACCGAGGCGGTCCTGACCCGTCTGGGCGCCCTCAGGACCGGGCATTTCAGGCTGACGTCGGGCCAGCACAGCGACCGCTACATGCAGTGCGCCGCCCTGTTCGAGCACCCCGAGGAGAGCGCGGAGCTCTGCGGGGCGCTGGCGCGCCTGTTTGGGGACGAGCGCATCGACGTCGTGGCCGGACCGGCCCTGGGCGGCGTCATCATGGCCTACGAGGTGGCGCGCGCCCTCGGGGTGCGCAACGTCTTCGCCGAGCGGGAGAACGGAAGGATGACGCTTCGGCGCGGCTTTCACGTGAAACCGGGCGAGCGGGTGCTGGTGGTCGAGGACGTGGTGACCACCGGGGGCTCGGTGAAGGAGGTCGTGGAGCTCCTGAGGGCGGCCGGCGCCGTGGTGGTCGGCGTGGGATCGGTGGTCGACCGTTCGGGCGGGACCGCGGACTTCGGCGTGCCCTTCAGGCCCCTGATGGCCATGGAGGCGCAGCGGTGGGAGGAGGCCGACTGCCCCTTGTGCAGGGATGGGGTGGCGGTGGTCAAGCCCGGCAGCCGCCAGGTGTGA
- a CDS encoding type II toxin-antitoxin system RelB/DinJ family antitoxin, with the protein MANGLLQLRIDDNLRREAAAIYSQLGLDLPTAIRMFLTRSVQVRGIPFSVQLPDEDYKATAALAAMKRVSRMAEENGISDMTPDEIDAEIAAVRSTKP; encoded by the coding sequence ATGGCAAACGGATTGCTTCAGCTGCGCATCGATGACAATCTGAGGCGGGAGGCGGCCGCAATCTATTCCCAGCTCGGGCTCGATCTCCCTACGGCGATCCGCATGTTTCTGACCCGTTCGGTGCAGGTCCGGGGCATTCCTTTCAGTGTGCAGCTGCCCGATGAGGACTATAAAGCGACTGCGGCGCTTGCGGCGATGAAGCGCGTGAGCCGGATGGCGGAAGAAAACGGCATCTCCGACATGACCCCGGACGAGATCGACGCGGAGATCGCCGCGGTGAGGAGCACAAAGCCATAA
- the pyrF gene encoding orotidine-5'-phosphate decarboxylase: MQIDRLIRSIGACGNPSALGLDTRLEFVPESFARPHLEAGGPAEAVRAFNFALLDGLKDLIPCVKVQAAYYELMGLPGLACMRDTVEEARRLDYVVILDAKRGDIGATASAYSGAYLASDAPLAADFLTVNPYLGSDGVVPFVDDCRTTGRGIFVLVKTSNPSSGEFQDLVTEGGEPLYQRVGAKAAEWGAFLVGTEGYSSVGAVVGATYPEQGALLRRRMPHTFFLLPGYGAQGASAEGLAGCFDAFGGGAVVAASRSLICAHKKAGTDDFVSAARDEALRMRDELKRALAGPGRLS, translated from the coding sequence ATGCAGATAGACCGCCTGATCCGGTCGATCGGCGCGTGCGGCAACCCCTCGGCCCTGGGGCTCGACACCCGTCTGGAGTTTGTCCCCGAATCGTTCGCCCGGCCCCATCTCGAGGCGGGCGGGCCGGCCGAGGCGGTCCGCGCCTTCAACTTCGCGCTGCTGGACGGCCTGAAGGACCTGATCCCCTGCGTGAAGGTCCAGGCGGCGTACTACGAGCTGATGGGGCTCCCCGGCCTGGCCTGCATGCGCGACACGGTGGAGGAGGCGCGCCGGCTGGACTACGTGGTGATCCTCGACGCCAAGCGCGGGGACATCGGAGCGACGGCCTCCGCCTACTCCGGGGCGTACCTGGCCTCGGACGCGCCCCTCGCGGCGGACTTCCTGACGGTGAACCCCTACCTGGGCAGCGACGGCGTGGTGCCCTTCGTGGACGACTGCCGGACGACGGGCCGGGGGATCTTCGTGCTGGTCAAGACGTCGAACCCCTCGTCCGGCGAGTTCCAGGACCTCGTCACCGAGGGCGGCGAGCCCCTTTACCAGCGCGTGGGGGCGAAGGCCGCGGAGTGGGGCGCGTTCCTCGTCGGAACGGAGGGCTACAGCTCCGTCGGCGCGGTCGTCGGGGCCACCTACCCGGAGCAGGGCGCGCTGCTGCGCCGGCGGATGCCGCACACGTTCTTCCTGCTCCCGGGCTACGGGGCGCAGGGGGCTTCGGCGGAGGGGCTGGCCGGCTGCTTCGACGCCTTCGGGGGCGGCGCGGTTGTCGCGGCGTCCCGCAGCCTGATCTGCGCGCACAAAAAGGCCGGCACCGACGACTTCGTCTCCGCGGCGCGGGACGAGGCGCTGCGGATGAGGGACGAGCTGAAGAGGGCCCTGGCCGGGCCCGGAAGACTTTCGTGA
- a CDS encoding ABC transporter permease, producing MKGLAANHVLLALLAALVLRPGGFASAPPTAFLTAAALIEGLYLLRWARSPNRAACSGVAALIWGLLIVWEIATTRTGSANPILVPAPEDVFHVFWTARALMLRGVVSSLGLLAVGFAVSLTLGVTLGLAAGWFRTPGDILMPIARVLSPIPPVIYSPYIVALMPTFRSAAAAILILGIFWPTFMNMAGRVKAIDRRILDTARTMNVSGPTMIFRVLLPYVTPGIFAGLRVSLSTSFLLLTVAEMSGAASGMGYFIKNYSDYANYTNVAAGIILVGVVVTLLNRLLTALERRCVRWRE from the coding sequence GTGAAGGGCCTGGCCGCGAACCACGTCCTGCTGGCGCTCCTCGCCGCGCTCGTCCTGAGGCCGGGCGGGTTCGCCTCGGCGCCCCCTACAGCGTTCCTGACGGCCGCCGCACTGATCGAGGGCCTCTACCTCCTCCGATGGGCCCGGAGCCCGAACCGGGCGGCGTGCTCCGGGGTGGCCGCCCTGATATGGGGGCTGCTCATCGTCTGGGAGATCGCCACGACGCGGACCGGCAGCGCCAACCCGATCCTGGTCCCCGCGCCCGAGGACGTCTTTCATGTCTTCTGGACGGCGAGGGCGCTGATGCTGCGCGGCGTGGTCTCGTCGCTGGGGCTGCTGGCCGTGGGGTTCGCCGTATCCCTCACGCTGGGCGTCACCCTGGGGCTGGCGGCCGGGTGGTTCCGGACGCCGGGGGACATCCTGATGCCCATAGCGCGCGTGCTCAGCCCGATCCCCCCGGTCATCTACAGCCCCTACATCGTGGCGCTCATGCCGACCTTCCGCAGCGCGGCGGCGGCGATCCTGATCCTCGGCATCTTCTGGCCGACCTTCATGAACATGGCCGGACGCGTGAAGGCGATCGACCGGCGCATCCTCGACACGGCCCGCACCATGAACGTGAGCGGCCCCACAATGATCTTCCGCGTGCTCCTGCCCTACGTGACGCCGGGCATCTTCGCGGGGCTGCGCGTGTCCCTGTCCACGTCGTTCCTCCTGCTGACCGTCGCGGAGATGAGCGGCGCGGCCAGCGGCATGGGGTACTTCATCAAGAACTACTCCGACTACGCGAACTACACGAACGTCGCGGCGGGGATCATCCTGGTCGGCGTCGTCGTCACCCTGCTGAACCGTCTGCTGACCGCCCTGGAACGCCGCTGCGTCCGCTGGAGGGAGTGA
- a CDS encoding ABC transporter permease: MNEHRPCKRILPILGFVGIIGLWYAASTAPGWNHFLFPSPAVVAARMVQLLENGVLLRHLGASLFRVLCGFGIAVLIAFPTGVALALLPLFSALVRPPLNFLRQIPPLAVVPLLILGFGIGEASRIAVVVMASFFPVLLNVESGIRQVDRRLLEVGRVLSFTPPALFRHVAFPAFFPYFLVGVRLALSYSWRSLIGAEIVAAASGIGYMIREAETLSRSDTILCGVIVLGCVGALSDRALGALSGRLFPWSAPEGGA; the protein is encoded by the coding sequence ATGAACGAACACCGTCCCTGCAAGCGCATCCTGCCCATTCTGGGCTTCGTCGGCATCATCGGCCTCTGGTACGCGGCGAGCACGGCGCCCGGGTGGAACCATTTTCTGTTCCCCTCGCCCGCCGTGGTCGCGGCGCGCATGGTGCAGCTGCTGGAGAACGGGGTTTTGCTCCGCCACCTGGGGGCCAGCCTGTTCCGGGTGCTCTGCGGCTTCGGGATCGCCGTCCTCATCGCCTTTCCCACGGGGGTCGCGCTTGCGCTGCTGCCCCTTTTCTCCGCCCTCGTCCGCCCGCCGCTGAACTTCCTGCGGCAGATCCCGCCCCTGGCCGTCGTGCCGCTCCTGATCCTGGGCTTCGGGATCGGCGAGGCGTCCCGGATCGCCGTCGTCGTCATGGCCAGCTTCTTTCCCGTGCTCCTGAACGTGGAGAGCGGCATCCGCCAGGTCGACCGCCGCCTTCTGGAGGTGGGGCGCGTGCTCTCGTTCACGCCGCCCGCCCTTTTCCGTCACGTCGCGTTCCCCGCGTTCTTCCCCTATTTCCTCGTCGGCGTGCGCCTGGCGCTCTCCTACAGCTGGAGGTCGCTGATCGGCGCGGAGATCGTGGCCGCCGCCTCGGGCATCGGCTACATGATCCGCGAGGCCGAGACCCTCTCCCGGTCGGACACCATCCTTTGCGGCGTCATCGTCCTGGGCTGCGTCGGCGCCCTCTCGGACCGGGCCCTCGGGGCCCTGTCCGGGCGCCTGTTCCCCTGGAGCGCCCCGGAAGGAGGGGCCTGA
- a CDS encoding PadR family transcriptional regulator, which produces MRQKCACKGFFLDRLIQPAVLLFLSREDLHGFSLLKKLAESDFMDREGVDPTGLYRTLRKMEKDGLLTSRWDHTASPPKRVYVLTGEGRECLANWRTTLLRYRGNIDRLTRAIAEGCERT; this is translated from the coding sequence ATGAGGCAGAAGTGCGCGTGCAAGGGTTTTTTTCTGGATCGGCTGATTCAGCCCGCGGTCCTGCTGTTTTTGAGCCGTGAGGACCTCCATGGCTTTTCCCTTTTGAAGAAGCTGGCGGAGAGCGATTTTATGGACCGCGAGGGCGTGGACCCCACGGGGCTCTACAGGACGCTGCGGAAGATGGAGAAGGACGGCCTGCTGACGTCGCGATGGGACCACACCGCCTCGCCGCCCAAGCGCGTATACGTCCTCACGGGCGAGGGGCGCGAGTGCCTGGCGAACTGGCGGACGACCCTGTTGCGCTACCGCGGCAACATCGACCGCCTCACTCGGGCCATCGCGGAGGGCTGCGAGCGGACGTGA
- a CDS encoding ABC transporter substrate-binding protein produces MRKTAMRRALWAFMAVMTVCAAACAAPATLTVGNTGSSIKPAMVVLAHEKGFYRDEGLDVTIVPIANLNDGITAVQLGKLDILPLGIIPSVTFISKGADLVIYGGTIAEGSQGVTLPENAAQYRDLTAFRGKRIAVVLPETGKMIMKDLIRKAGVDVEREVQFVVLNGFQSVIETVLKGAADIGFVNSGFDIIARRRGLAVAVDLKDWAPNSVCCRQTTSRKTFEAKRDALVKFQTANLEAYKFYKERPDETVGLLTAYSGQPEDYVRHCLYDDVMVVTLDPASRRIKDFYEVMKANGDIDPNTPHGIDKAIDTSIYAEALDAMQARYPDSPIFKDLRKRFELEND; encoded by the coding sequence ATGAGGAAGACGGCAATGCGGCGCGCTCTCTGGGCTTTTATGGCGGTCATGACGGTCTGCGCGGCGGCCTGTGCCGCGCCGGCCACCCTGACGGTCGGCAACACGGGCAGCAGCATCAAGCCGGCGATGGTGGTCCTGGCCCACGAAAAGGGCTTTTACCGGGACGAGGGCCTGGACGTGACGATCGTCCCCATCGCCAACCTGAACGACGGCATCACGGCCGTGCAGCTCGGCAAGCTGGACATCCTTCCGCTGGGGATCATCCCGTCCGTGACCTTCATCTCCAAGGGCGCGGACCTCGTGATCTACGGCGGGACCATCGCCGAGGGGTCCCAGGGCGTGACGCTGCCGGAGAACGCGGCGCAGTACCGGGACCTGACGGCGTTTCGGGGCAAGAGGATCGCGGTCGTGCTCCCCGAGACGGGGAAGATGATCATGAAGGACCTGATCCGCAAGGCCGGCGTCGACGTGGAGCGCGAGGTGCAGTTCGTGGTGCTGAACGGATTTCAGTCCGTCATCGAGACGGTCCTGAAGGGGGCGGCGGACATCGGGTTCGTCAACAGCGGGTTCGACATCATCGCCAGAAGGCGGGGGCTCGCGGTAGCCGTGGACCTGAAGGACTGGGCGCCGAACTCCGTGTGCTGCCGGCAGACCACGTCGCGCAAGACGTTCGAGGCGAAGCGGGACGCGCTGGTGAAGTTCCAGACCGCGAACCTCGAGGCGTACAAGTTTTACAAGGAGCGCCCGGACGAGACCGTCGGGCTGCTGACGGCCTACTCCGGCCAGCCGGAGGACTACGTGCGCCACTGCCTGTACGACGACGTGATGGTCGTGACGCTCGACCCGGCCAGCAGGCGCATCAAGGACTTCTACGAGGTCATGAAGGCCAACGGCGACATCGACCCGAACACGCCCCACGGCATCGACAAGGCCATCGACACGTCGATCTACGCCGAGGCGCTGGACGCGATGCAGGCCCGGTACCCGGACAGCCCGATCTTCAAGGACCTGAGAAAAAGATTCGAGCTGGAGAACGACTGA
- a CDS encoding phosphoenolpyruvate carboxykinase (ATP): MATIGAYDAESFGRVHKTPVRTTVETLFYGNNVEKVRALKEAYALAKASPGTVELTGMSVYRPEELELPPGANVLLFNDGTIFGRTAAARRIVGHPGVDVGRMAGLLREAVYGLRGRTLYTADAYVGLDEDFMVKAHLALPRGFENNLYSWMLNFQHDNERYRGMYARSRPVSDVDGDIFIFADPDWTHPDFPLGLAFFSPEENCAAVLGLRYFGELKKGTLTLAWGIAARNGYAACHGGLKRYTTRSGRKFVMAVFGLSGSGKSTLTHAAHGGKYDITVLHDDALVVNVRDKYAIALEPSYFDKVQDYPIGCEANRYLVTMQNCGATVTPDGRRIAVTEDLRNGNGRAVKSRLWTPNRIDRIDEPLNAIFWLMRDPTIPPVLKLEGSSLGAVMGATLATKRTSAERLAPGVDPNALVCEPYANPFRTYPLGMDYERFKSLIADGVDCYVLNTGDFMGTKVRPAHTLSILEAIVEGRAQWVPFGGFTGMRTLELPDFDIDPKDEAYRGQLRARFQDRLDFVSSRAEERGGIDALPDDAREVLQQLVDEMR; this comes from the coding sequence ATGGCTACGATTGGCGCTTACGATGCGGAGAGCTTCGGGAGGGTCCACAAAACGCCCGTCCGGACCACGGTGGAGACGCTGTTCTACGGCAACAACGTCGAGAAGGTGAGGGCCCTGAAGGAGGCCTATGCCCTGGCGAAGGCCAGTCCCGGAACGGTGGAGCTGACGGGCATGTCCGTCTACCGTCCCGAGGAGCTGGAGCTCCCGCCGGGGGCCAACGTCCTGCTCTTCAACGACGGCACGATCTTCGGCCGGACCGCCGCCGCCCGCCGCATCGTGGGGCATCCCGGCGTGGACGTCGGCAGGATGGCGGGGCTCCTGCGCGAGGCGGTCTACGGGCTGCGCGGCCGGACGCTCTACACGGCGGACGCCTACGTCGGGCTGGATGAGGACTTCATGGTGAAGGCGCACCTGGCCCTGCCGAGGGGTTTCGAGAACAACCTCTACAGCTGGATGCTCAACTTCCAGCACGACAACGAGCGATACCGCGGGATGTACGCCCGTTCCCGGCCGGTCTCGGATGTCGACGGCGACATCTTCATCTTTGCGGACCCCGACTGGACGCACCCGGACTTCCCGCTGGGGCTGGCGTTCTTCTCGCCGGAGGAGAACTGCGCGGCCGTCCTGGGCCTGCGCTACTTCGGGGAGCTGAAGAAGGGGACCCTGACCCTGGCCTGGGGGATCGCCGCCCGCAACGGCTACGCCGCCTGCCACGGCGGGCTGAAGCGCTACACCACGCGGTCGGGAAGGAAGTTCGTCATGGCCGTCTTCGGCCTGTCCGGCTCCGGCAAGTCCACCCTCACCCACGCGGCCCACGGCGGCAAGTACGACATCACGGTCCTGCACGACGACGCCCTGGTCGTCAACGTCCGGGACAAGTACGCCATCGCGCTCGAGCCGTCCTACTTCGACAAGGTGCAGGACTATCCCATCGGCTGCGAGGCCAACAGGTACCTCGTGACGATGCAGAACTGCGGGGCCACCGTGACGCCGGACGGAAGGAGGATCGCCGTCACGGAGGACCTGCGCAACGGGAACGGCCGGGCCGTGAAGTCCCGCCTGTGGACCCCCAACCGCATCGACCGCATCGACGAGCCTCTGAACGCCATCTTCTGGCTGATGCGCGACCCGACGATCCCGCCGGTCCTGAAGCTGGAGGGGTCCTCCCTGGGGGCGGTGATGGGGGCGACCCTCGCCACCAAGCGCACCAGCGCGGAACGCCTGGCGCCCGGGGTCGACCCCAACGCTTTGGTCTGCGAGCCCTACGCCAACCCCTTCCGCACCTATCCCCTGGGGATGGACTACGAGCGCTTCAAAAGCCTGATCGCCGACGGCGTGGACTGCTACGTCCTCAACACGGGGGACTTCATGGGGACCAAGGTCCGGCCCGCCCACACCCTCTCCATCCTCGAGGCGATCGTCGAGGGGCGGGCGCAGTGGGTGCCCTTCGGGGGCTTCACGGGAATGAGGACGCTCGAGCTCCCGGACTTCGATATCGATCCGAAGGATGAGGCCTATCGCGGCCAGCTCCGGGCCCGGTTCCAGGACCGCCTGGACTTCGTCTCGTCCCGAGCGGAGGAGCGCGGCGGCATAGACGCGCTTCCGGACGACGCTCGGGAGGTCCTGCAGCAGCTCGTCGACGAGATGCGCTGA
- a CDS encoding DUF3798 domain-containing protein, translating into MQYVRPRIPLPRPGGALLLLAALLLSAVLSGPALAQADFHIGIMTGTVSATEDASRGAESLINRYGSTKHGGMIVHVTYPDRFVSEMETTIGQLVGLADDPKMKVIVISQGVPGTTEGLRRVRERRPDILLLVGEAHEDLNIAGTAADLVVNADSFSRGYLIPLAAKRVGAKKFVHISFPRHMSFETLGRRRVIMEEACKDLGLEFFFETAPDPLSDVGMAGAQQFILEKMPTWLNKYGKDTAFLCTNYTHIEPMLMRIVSLGGYVVDLFSPVMGLPGALGIDLSKEKGNWPAILKKVERSVVEAGAGSRIGTGTFSYDFTNIVALAEFGKRCVEGKARLESLDDLKACYEAHTPGARWSAVRYVDPGTGTRLRNVVLVNQDIYILGRGYLGITEVEVPEKYLRIGR; encoded by the coding sequence ATGCAATACGTCCGTCCCCGCATTCCCCTCCCCCGCCCCGGCGGGGCGCTCCTTCTCCTGGCCGCGCTCCTGCTCTCGGCCGTCCTCTCCGGCCCCGCCCTGGCCCAGGCCGATTTCCACATCGGCATCATGACCGGCACCGTCTCGGCGACCGAGGACGCCAGCCGCGGCGCCGAGAGCCTGATCAACCGATACGGCAGCACCAAGCATGGGGGCATGATCGTCCACGTCACGTACCCCGACCGGTTCGTCTCGGAGATGGAGACCACCATCGGCCAGCTGGTGGGGCTCGCCGACGACCCCAAGATGAAGGTGATCGTCATCAGCCAGGGCGTTCCGGGCACAACCGAAGGGCTCCGCCGCGTCCGGGAACGGCGCCCCGACATCCTGCTGCTCGTGGGCGAGGCCCACGAGGACCTGAACATCGCCGGCACGGCCGCGGACCTGGTGGTGAACGCGGACAGCTTCAGCCGCGGCTACCTGATCCCCCTGGCCGCCAAGCGCGTCGGGGCCAAGAAGTTCGTCCACATCTCCTTCCCGCGCCACATGAGCTTCGAGACCCTGGGGCGCAGGCGCGTCATCATGGAGGAGGCCTGCAAGGACCTGGGGCTCGAGTTCTTCTTCGAGACGGCACCCGACCCCCTCAGCGACGTCGGCATGGCGGGCGCCCAGCAGTTCATCCTGGAGAAGATGCCCACCTGGCTGAACAAGTACGGCAAGGACACGGCCTTCCTGTGCACCAACTACACGCACATCGAGCCCATGCTGATGCGGATCGTCTCCCTGGGCGGCTACGTGGTGGACCTCTTCTCCCCCGTCATGGGGCTGCCCGGGGCGCTGGGGATCGACCTCTCGAAGGAGAAGGGGAACTGGCCCGCCATCCTCAAAAAGGTGGAGCGCTCCGTGGTGGAGGCCGGCGCCGGGAGCCGCATCGGGACGGGGACGTTCTCCTACGACTTCACGAACATCGTGGCCCTGGCGGAGTTCGGCAAGCGATGCGTCGAGGGAAAGGCCCGCCTGGAGAGCCTGGACGACCTGAAGGCCTGCTACGAAGCGCACACGCCGGGCGCCCGGTGGAGCGCCGTGCGCTACGTGGACCCGGGGACCGGCACCCGCCTCAGGAACGTGGTGCTGGTGAACCAGGACATCTACATCCTCGGCCGGGGGTACCTGGGGATCACGGAGGTCGAGGTCCCGGAAAAATACCTTCGCATCGGGCGATGA
- a CDS encoding ABC transporter ATP-binding protein — MNSVEARALSFRHGDGPLVLRGLDFRVEAGEFVCLLGHSGGGKTTLLRLAAGLERPTSGELLVGGSPVAGPGTDRGMVFQEHSLFPWLTARANVAFGVRQAFRRLSRREAEARAVYFLERAGLAGGLDLYPHQMSGGMRQRAAVARMLAMDARVWLLDEPFSALDPTMRLSLQTLVRKLWAEGEPRKTVLFVTHNVDEALRLADRILFLGGGRIAGDLRAATGEGTDSDEARRFALRTELARLYREHAAGRDVA; from the coding sequence ATGAACTCGGTGGAGGCACGCGCGCTCTCGTTCCGGCACGGTGACGGCCCCCTCGTCCTGAGGGGCCTGGACTTTCGGGTCGAGGCGGGGGAGTTCGTCTGCCTGCTGGGGCACAGCGGCGGGGGCAAGACGACCCTGCTGCGCCTCGCGGCCGGGCTGGAGCGCCCGACCTCGGGGGAGCTCCTCGTCGGAGGTTCCCCCGTTGCGGGGCCCGGAACGGACCGCGGCATGGTCTTCCAGGAGCACTCCCTGTTCCCCTGGCTCACGGCCAGGGCGAACGTGGCCTTCGGGGTGCGCCAGGCGTTCCGGAGACTGAGCCGGAGGGAGGCCGAGGCGCGGGCCGTGTACTTTCTGGAGCGGGCGGGGCTGGCCGGCGGACTGGACCTCTACCCGCACCAGATGTCCGGCGGGATGCGTCAGCGGGCGGCCGTGGCCCGGATGCTGGCGATGGACGCCCGCGTCTGGCTCCTCGACGAGCCGTTCAGTGCCCTGGATCCGACGATGCGCCTCTCGCTCCAGACCCTGGTCCGCAAGCTCTGGGCCGAGGGGGAGCCGCGCAAGACGGTCCTCTTCGTGACGCACAACGTGGACGAGGCCCTTCGCCTGGCGGACCGCATCCTGTTCCTCGGCGGGGGGCGCATCGCCGGGGACCTGAGGGCGGCGACCGGCGAGGGCACGGACTCGGACGAGGCCCGCAGGTTCGCCCTCCGGACGGAACTGGCCCGGCTGTACCGCGAACACGCCGCGGGGAGGGACGTCGCGTGA